Proteins from one Pongo abelii isolate AG06213 chromosome 19, NHGRI_mPonAbe1-v2.0_pri, whole genome shotgun sequence genomic window:
- the LOC129051260 gene encoding zinc finger protein 850-like — MFQDLSTDFSQEEWECLDAAQKDLYRDVMMENYSSLVSLGLYIPKPDVMSLLEQGKGPWMVSRNVPGGRCPDLYQALETLPPGPRPPPRDHRDTTLSTASLVFNKQASKL, encoded by the exons ATGTTCCAGGATCTGTCTACAGACTTCTCTCAGGAGGAATGGGAGTGCCTGGACGCTGCTCAGAAGGACTTATACAGAGATGTAATGATGGAGAACTATAGCAGCCTGGTCTCATTAG GTCTCTATATCCCAAAGCCTGATGTGATGTCCTTACTGGAGCAAGGGAAAGGGCCCTGGATGGTTTCAAGGAACGTACCAGGAGGAAGGTGTCCAG ATTTGTACCAGGCACTGGAGACCCTCCCACCTGGTCCACGCCCACCGCCCCGTGATCACCGAGACACAACCTTGAGCACCGCCAGTCTTGTTTTCAACAAACAGGctagtaaattataa